In Zingiber officinale cultivar Zhangliang chromosome 1A, Zo_v1.1, whole genome shotgun sequence, a genomic segment contains:
- the LOC122002489 gene encoding protein SPIRAL1-like 3 → MGRGVSCGGGQSSLGYLFGSCEAPKSVGESAEPVQKLAFKSTGEPVEPFQKPTPATQVDNKQIPAGIQGNLANNYQRADGQNCGNFITERPSTKVQAAPGGGSSLGFLFV, encoded by the exons ATGGGCCGTGGAGTTAGCTGCGGAGGGGGTCAAAGTTCTCTTGGCTACCTATTTGGTAGTTGTGAGGCTCCTAAATCTGTTGGAGAGTCTGCTGAACCTGTTCAGAAGCTAGCTTTTAAATCTACTGGAGAGCCTGTTGAACCTTTTCAGAAACCAACTCCTGCAACACAAGTTGATAACAAGCAGATCCCTGCTGGTATCCAAGGGAATCTAGCAAACAACTACCAGCGAGCTGATGGGCAGAACTGTGGAAACTTTATCACG GAACGCCCTTCAACGAAGGTGCAAGCTGCTCCGGGCGGAGGCTCTTCCCTTGGTTTCCTGTTTGTGTGA